The following proteins come from a genomic window of Sardina pilchardus chromosome 13, fSarPil1.1, whole genome shotgun sequence:
- the bloc1s3 gene encoding biogenesis of lysosome-related organelles complex 1 subunit 3: MASNKFQIVVQGEASETDSDDEVYITSLTPVHQSTSGLKVPGEASETDSEGEVEKACKVAYAVSSENVQSLRSDLPPLIVMRSTPEFVPVPEKDSLMRSEFSGQECTLLQQKLQESNGRLCADVSQTFRQVYQNATKDVRLATASLNNSQSGIINASHNIRLILEDLKSVSEKIEIITSCNLLPDITIPTSIPGQ; the protein is encoded by the coding sequence ATGGCAAGCAACAAATTCCAGATTGTGGTGCAAGGGGAAGCTTCTGAAACAGATTCCGATGACGAGGTTTACATTACGTCCCTGACCCCAGTCCACCAGTCTACCTCTGGTCTGAAAGTTCCCGGGGAAGCATCGGAGACGGACAGCGAAGGGGAAGTGGAGAAAGCTTGCAAGGTCGCGTATGCTGTCAGCTCTGAAAATGTGCAATCATTGCGGTCAGACTTACCTCCTCTCATTGTGATGAGATCCACACCTGAGTTCGTACCAGTTCCCGAGAAAGACTCCTTGATGAGGTCGGAATTCAGCGGTCAAGAGTGCACTCTGCTGCAGCAGAAGCTTCAAGAAAGTAACGGGCGTCTCTGCGCCGATGTGTCACAGACATTTCGACAGGTTTACCAAAATGCCACCAAGGACGTGCGTTTGGCCACGGCAAGTCTAAATAACTCCCAAAGTGGCATAATCAACGCCTCTCACAACATCCGTCTCATTCTAGAGGATCTTAAATCTGTCTCTGAAAAGATTGAAATTATTACGAGTTGTAACCTTCTTCCTGATATCACAATACCTACATCCATACCAGGACAATAG
- the si:ch211-116o3.5 gene encoding uncharacterized protein si:ch211-116o3.5 isoform X1, with protein sequence MNLGERRPNKWWTETDTFAMLTLIEQLDLVHELDKKRQRNDSHFRRLRHSLAKRHIHFTVNQIRNRWKSLKHKYRKIKTASYRSPAARLSAMESFRYFRMLDRMLAHKPRVGAPEEASTEGHDLVLTPSDLEDHTDSTGDVAQACAAAAPWHDPLIPKLESGEEVKPDPDEPPSLDQADWAVNGTDEVMTLGLSGEYLGAVKAEPIPSSALHSLEGAREPTSCSSEEFQGTCEDTSSLILQQLTILNHQLSEQLAEQRAFHCSMLGMMDRQIEVLEQLSSVTRSQQEAKAASANASATASATVTPAAANASPSDVSDECLSRRVHEVLLRMQRRDAEQVLSPAPPPPSSSSCLSRPFPSAEPEPAPEPAPAPTPTPTPPSWAVSLLETSIKQEPSPDPADTDSAADSGAAGAEEEAEALAANADVDTPGRAEDSQPERQPSSPRKGALVNGLLDSCPDQ encoded by the exons ATGAACCTTGGCGAGCGCCGGCCCAACAAGTGGTGGACGGAGACGGACACGTTCGCCATGCTGACGCTGATCGAGCAGCTGGACCTGGTGCACGAGCTGGACAAGAAGCGCCAGCGCAACGACTCGCACTTCCGCCGGCTGCGCCACAGCCTGGCCAAGCGCCACATCCACTTCACCGTCAACCAGATCCGCAACCGCTGGAAGAGCCTCAAGCACAAGTACCGCAAGATCAAGACGGCCAGCTACCGCAGCCCTGCCGCGCGCCTCTCCGCCATGGAGAGCTTCCGCTACTTCCGAATGCTGGACCGCATGCTGGCCCACAAGCCCAGGGTGGGAGCCCCAGAAGAGGCCTCGACGGAGGGACACGATCTGGTGCTCACCCCCTCTGACCTGGAGGACCACACTGACAGTACTG GCGATGTCGCTCAGgcctgcgctgctgctgctccctggCACGACCCCCTCATCCCAAAACTGGAGAGCGGCGAGGAGGTGAAGCCGGACCCGGACGAGCCCCCGAGCCTGGACCAGGCGGACTGGGCGGTGAACGGGACGGACGAGGTGATGACCCTGGGGCTGTCTGGCGAGTACCTGGGCGCGGTGAAGGCCGAGCCCATTCCCTCCTCCGCCCTGCACAGCCTGGAGGGCGCCAGGGAACCCACCAGCTGCAGCTCCGAGGAGTTTcaag GCACCTGCGAGGACACCAGTAGCCTGATCCTCCAGCAGCTGACCATCCTGAACCACCAGCTGAGCGAGCAGCTGGCCGAGCAGAGGGCCTTCCACTGCAGCATGCTGGGGATGATGGACCGGCAGATCGAGGTGCTGGAGCAGCTGTCCAGCGTCACGCGCAGCCAGCAGGAGGCCAAGGCAGCCAGTGCCAACGCGAGCGCCACCGCGAGCGCCACCGTCACCCCTGCGGCCGCCAACGCCTCTCCCTCCGACGTGAGCGATGAGTGCCTGAGCAGAAGGGTCCACGAGGTCCTCCTGCGGATGCAGAGGAGGGACGCGGAGCAGGTCCTGTCgccagcgccgccgccgccgtcgtcgtcgtcgtgtTTGTCCAGACCCTTCCCCTCGGCGGAGCCGGAACCCGCGCCCGAGCCTGCTCCAGCTCCCACGCCGACGCCAACACCACCCTCCTGGGCGGTGTCGCTCCTGGAGACCTCGATCAAGCAGGAGCCGTCCCCGGACCCGGCCGACACGGACAGCGCCGCGGACTCTGGAGCCGCCGGAGCCGAAGAAGAAGCGGAGGCTCTGGCCGCCAACGCAGATGTGGACACACCTGGTCGAGCCGAGGACTCCCAGCCAGAGAGGCAGCCCTCCTCCCCCAGGAAAGGGGCCTTGGTTAATGGCCTTCTGGACAGCTGCCCGGACCAGTGA
- the si:ch211-116o3.5 gene encoding uncharacterized protein si:ch211-116o3.5 isoform X2: protein MNLGERRPNKWWTETDTFAMLTLIEQLDLVHELDKKRQRNDSHFRRLRHSLAKRHIHFTVNQIRNRWKSLKHKYRKIKTASYRSPAARLSAMESFRYFRMLDRMLAHKPRVGAPEEASTEGHDLVLTPSDLEDHTDSDVAQACAAAAPWHDPLIPKLESGEEVKPDPDEPPSLDQADWAVNGTDEVMTLGLSGEYLGAVKAEPIPSSALHSLEGAREPTSCSSEEFQGTCEDTSSLILQQLTILNHQLSEQLAEQRAFHCSMLGMMDRQIEVLEQLSSVTRSQQEAKAASANASATASATVTPAAANASPSDVSDECLSRRVHEVLLRMQRRDAEQVLSPAPPPPSSSSCLSRPFPSAEPEPAPEPAPAPTPTPTPPSWAVSLLETSIKQEPSPDPADTDSAADSGAAGAEEEAEALAANADVDTPGRAEDSQPERQPSSPRKGALVNGLLDSCPDQ from the exons ATGAACCTTGGCGAGCGCCGGCCCAACAAGTGGTGGACGGAGACGGACACGTTCGCCATGCTGACGCTGATCGAGCAGCTGGACCTGGTGCACGAGCTGGACAAGAAGCGCCAGCGCAACGACTCGCACTTCCGCCGGCTGCGCCACAGCCTGGCCAAGCGCCACATCCACTTCACCGTCAACCAGATCCGCAACCGCTGGAAGAGCCTCAAGCACAAGTACCGCAAGATCAAGACGGCCAGCTACCGCAGCCCTGCCGCGCGCCTCTCCGCCATGGAGAGCTTCCGCTACTTCCGAATGCTGGACCGCATGCTGGCCCACAAGCCCAGGGTGGGAGCCCCAGAAGAGGCCTCGACGGAGGGACACGATCTGGTGCTCACCCCCTCTGACCTGGAGGACCACACTGACA GCGATGTCGCTCAGgcctgcgctgctgctgctccctggCACGACCCCCTCATCCCAAAACTGGAGAGCGGCGAGGAGGTGAAGCCGGACCCGGACGAGCCCCCGAGCCTGGACCAGGCGGACTGGGCGGTGAACGGGACGGACGAGGTGATGACCCTGGGGCTGTCTGGCGAGTACCTGGGCGCGGTGAAGGCCGAGCCCATTCCCTCCTCCGCCCTGCACAGCCTGGAGGGCGCCAGGGAACCCACCAGCTGCAGCTCCGAGGAGTTTcaag GCACCTGCGAGGACACCAGTAGCCTGATCCTCCAGCAGCTGACCATCCTGAACCACCAGCTGAGCGAGCAGCTGGCCGAGCAGAGGGCCTTCCACTGCAGCATGCTGGGGATGATGGACCGGCAGATCGAGGTGCTGGAGCAGCTGTCCAGCGTCACGCGCAGCCAGCAGGAGGCCAAGGCAGCCAGTGCCAACGCGAGCGCCACCGCGAGCGCCACCGTCACCCCTGCGGCCGCCAACGCCTCTCCCTCCGACGTGAGCGATGAGTGCCTGAGCAGAAGGGTCCACGAGGTCCTCCTGCGGATGCAGAGGAGGGACGCGGAGCAGGTCCTGTCgccagcgccgccgccgccgtcgtcgtcgtcgtgtTTGTCCAGACCCTTCCCCTCGGCGGAGCCGGAACCCGCGCCCGAGCCTGCTCCAGCTCCCACGCCGACGCCAACACCACCCTCCTGGGCGGTGTCGCTCCTGGAGACCTCGATCAAGCAGGAGCCGTCCCCGGACCCGGCCGACACGGACAGCGCCGCGGACTCTGGAGCCGCCGGAGCCGAAGAAGAAGCGGAGGCTCTGGCCGCCAACGCAGATGTGGACACACCTGGTCGAGCCGAGGACTCCCAGCCAGAGAGGCAGCCCTCCTCCCCCAGGAAAGGGGCCTTGGTTAATGGCCTTCTGGACAGCTGCCCGGACCAGTGA
- the trappc6bl gene encoding trafficking protein particle complex subunit 6B, like gives MADDSLFEFLHMEIVSHVYKEQESRGDNDKERGTCVSLLECMGFRVGQGLIERFTKDSPGFKDELDVMKFLCKDFWTNIFRKQIDNLRTNHQGTYVLQDNRFALITQLSSGKQYLEDAPKYLAFSCGLLRGALSNLGLESVVTAEVSLMPACKFQVVVQKA, from the exons ATGGCAGATGACTCCCTCTTCGAATTTCTCCACATGGAGATAGTATCGCATGTTTACAAGGAACAAGAGTCGCGCGGAGATAACGACAAG GAGAGAGGTACCTGTGTCTCCTTGTTGGAATGCATGGGTTTCCGGGTAGGCCAAGGACTTATTGAAAG GTTCACAAAAGACTCACCTGGCTTTAAAGATGAGCTTGACGTCATGAAATTTCTTTGTAAAGACTTCTGGACAAACATCTTCCGCAAGCAAATTGACAACCTAAGAACCAAtcaccag GGCACATACGTCTTACAAGATAACCGCTTTGCACTCATAACGCAGCTATCCAGTGGGAAGCAGTACCTGGAGGATGCTCCTAAA TACCTAGCCTTCTCCTGTGGTCTGTTGAGGGGAGCCTTGTCCAACCTCGGCCTGGAAAGTGTGGTGACTGCAGAGGTCTCCCTCATGCCTGCCt GTAAATTCCAGGTGGTGGTCCAGAAGGCGTAG